Proteins from a genomic interval of Quercus lobata isolate SW786 chromosome 11, ValleyOak3.0 Primary Assembly, whole genome shotgun sequence:
- the LOC115966234 gene encoding uncharacterized protein LOC115966234 isoform X3, producing MEEPQAILMQINGDEEEECCGSGGGGGGGDEFYEMIEAPKFVDLTKPDHYRPDHDDRFWFCLRVGCDRKHEEEIDSEAIYKNFVLRVMAARSPNIRLRKALNRKAPGANVKCPHTAPPKSSKSRISRLAIMSSISQKVVETKLKARPPAKLNATPNLKAKQSSDVAKALTTPRNRKPLSNPNTFRSVRNPKATSIAVPKNRVIAKALVFNSPKKAVKAKPFSELNTSVRTMCAAMKKLEITSGKKQVLGHNKPLPRDASRKPLRGREVKSRVFNSLHSHSCKVPEAKSSRTLKRKNDEIGKQPYHDHVPREGDDSSDMDIDEKSRGGSFEGCSASGTSNSSEENGREECLKTVKSQKGENSVDVFSDSSRGDNIALSSSEERDSVEKDVPNSQSLSGAAEGTSERSDCEEKVKSSSGKREVHEVKESDDKENALLTCDDTKNDCEVIDIDDKENALASDVNRVQNQNNGHRERITLGKHETSKVSQKVNRVTGKTLKDSSISAATIAQGVKYRKPKPTNPKPFRLRTDERRILKEANLEKKLAPLKEITTAPRPLVRNSERMHQNVILIRIGSTCIKATKVDVKRKSSPTHRRIVSTYQKANLPTSLVEHGAAQKLKDSLKKTKSPMIQQKLAKHGGATSSRKEMVSRMTSGQLSVIKETSSTVLTPKQEAKPYESGASPGTKASTQTTSRSLSRGRRPLTIPKEPNFHSIHVPKSCTRKGDSHQI from the exons aTGGAGGAACCACAGGCAATTCTAATGCAGATCAAcggtgatgaagaagaagaatgctGCGGCAGCGGCGGAGGAGGCGGAGGAGGAGACGAGTTCTACGAGATGATCGAGGCGCCGAAGTTCGTTGACCTCACCAAACCCGATCACTACCGCCCCGACCACGACGATCGCTTCTGGTTCTGCTTACGTGTCG GATGTGACCGGAAGCATGAGGAAGAAATCGATTCTGAAGCCATctacaaaaattttgttctccGG GTCATGGCAGCAAGAAGTCCCAATATACGCCTTCGAAAAGCCCTAAATAGAAAAGCCCCAGG tgcaaaTGTGAAATGCCCACATACAGCTCCCCCGAAATCATCCAAGTCTAGAATATCAAGATTAGCCATCATGTCTTCAATTTCTCAAAAAGTGGTTGAGACCAAATTGAAAGCCAGGCCACCTGCTAAGCTCAATGCAACCCCAAATTTAAAGGCAAAGCAATCTTCTGATGTGGCTAAGGCTCTTACTACTCCAAGGAATCGAAAGCCCCTCTCAAATCCTAATACATTTAGAAGTGTTCGGAACCCAAAAGCAACATCAATTGCTGTGCCAAAGAATAGAGTCATAGCAAAGGCTTTAGTCTTTAACTCACCAAAGAAAGCAGTAAAGGCAAAGCCTTTTTCAGAATTGAATACTTCTGTGAGAACAATGTGTGCAGCAATGAAGAAGCTTGAGATCACCAGTGGAAAGAAGCAAGTATTAGGCCATAACAAACCACTGCCTAGAGATGCTTCAAGAAAGCCATTAAGAGGACGAGAAGTTAAAAGTCGGGTTTTTAATTCCTTGCATTCTCACAGCTGCAAGGTCCCGGAAGCCAAATCTTCAAGAACCTTGAAGAGAAAGAACGATGAAATAGGCAAACAACCCTATCATGATCATGTGCCCCGTGAAGGGGATGATTCTAGTGACATGGATATAGACGAGAAATCAAGGGGTGGTTCTTTTGAAGGGTGCTCTGCATCAGGTACTTCTAATAGCAGTGAAGAAAATGGGCGTGAAGAGTGTTTGAAAACTGTGAAATCACAGAAAGGTGAGAATTCAGTTGATGTTTTCTCAGATTCCTCAAGAGGTGACAATATTGCCCTATCAAGTTCCGAAGAGAGGGATTCAGTAGAGAAAGATGTTCCCAACTCCCAATCTCTTAGTGGAGCAGCTGAAGGGACCAGTGAAAGAAGTGATTGTGAGGAGAAAGTAAAATCAAGTTCAGGGAAAAGGGAAGTCCATGAAGTCAAGGAAAGCGACGATAAGGAAAATGCTCTCCTGACCTGTGATGATACAAAAAATGACTGTGAAGTCATAGATATTGATGACAAGGAAAATGCTTTAGCATCAGATGTTAACAG GGTGCAGAATCAGAATAATGGCCACCGTGAAAGGATAACTCTGGGGAAGCATGAGACTTCAAAAGTTTCACAAAAG GTTAACCGAGTAACAGGTAAGACTTTAAAAGACAGTTCCATCTCTGCTGCCACCATTGCACAAGGGGTGAAGTATAGGAAACCAAAGCCCACAAATCCCAAGCCTTTTAGGCTAAGAACTGAT GAAAGAAGGATTCTTAAGGAAGCAAACTTGGAGAAAAAACTCGCACCCCTGAAAGAAATTACAACAGCTCCAAGGCCTCTTGTTAGAAACTCAGAAAGAATGCATCAGAATGTAATCCTA ATAAGGATTGGAAGTACTTGCATCAAGGCTACAAAAGTAGATGTGAAACGAAAATCATCTCCTACACATAGACGAATTGTTTCTACATACCAGAAAGCCAACCTTCCTACTTCACTGGTGGAACATGGAGCAGCTCAAAAATTGAAGGACAGCTTAAAAAAGACTAAATCACCAATGATACAACAAAAACTTGCAAAGCATGGAGG AGCTACGTCAAGCAGGAAAGAAATGGTTTCCCGCATGACATCTGGTCAACTCAGTGTGATTAAAGAAACCTCATCAACAGTTTTAACACCCAAACAAGAGGCAAAGCCATATGAGAGTGGTGCTTCCCCAGGAACTAAAGCTTCTACTCAAACTACTTCACGGTCATTGTCACGGGGAAGAAGGCCTCTAACCATTCCAAAGGAGCCAAATTTTCATAGCATCCATGTGCCCAAGAGCTGCACAAGGAAAGGTGATTCCCATCAAATTTAA
- the LOC115966650 gene encoding uncharacterized protein LOC115966650, producing MHYSYALNPTFYNNVIDLARMHNPAILILTKTKASGDRAKRIADRLPFDGAIFTNAIGLSGGLWLLWDSSRVSVTELAKTEQEIHALVTPIYSNTPWLLSIVYVSPRFVERCLLWDNLKTVSELHSFPWVMAGDFNEVLMGEDKYRGRAVNICRALRFQDCLDSCRMMDIGFSGTRFTWSNQRPLSYLIQERIDRVFVNAEWNGLFPESFVQHLKREHSDHCPVLLCLNRSQDINFLRPFRFQPMWLTHLDFLGT from the coding sequence ATGCATTACTCCTATGCTCTTAACCCCACCTTCTATAATAATGTTATTGATTTGGCTCGTATGCACAATCCTGCTATTTTGATCCTAACTAAGACTAAAGCTAGTGGTGATAGGGCGAAAAGGATTGCTGACAGGTTGCCTTTTGATGGGGCAATTTTTACTAATGCTATTGGTTTATCTGGTGGTTTGTGGTTGCTTTGGGATAGTTCTCGAGTGAGTGTAACAGAGCTTGCCAAGACAGAACAAGAAATTCATGCGTTGGTCACTCCAATTTATTCCAATACTCCGTGGTTGCTATCTATAGTTTACGTCAGTCCAAGATTTGTAGAGAGGTGCCTTCTTTGGGATAATTTGAAGACTGTGTCTGAACTTCACTCCTTTCCTTGGGTGATGGCAGGGGACTTCAATGAGGTTCTGATGGGGGAAGATAAATATAGGGGGAGAGCGGTGAACATTTGTAGAGCTTTACGATTTCAAGACTGTCTTGACTCCTGTAGGATGATGGACATAGGTTTTTCTGGGACCCGTTTCACATGGTCAAATCAGCGTCCTTTATCTTATCTCATCCAAGAAAGAATTGATAGGGTATTTGTCAACGCAGAGTGGAATGGTTTATTTCCTGAATCTTTTGTTCAACACCTTAAAAGGGAGCACTCTGATCACTGCCCGGTGTTGTTGTGTCTGAATAGGAGTCAAGATATCAATTTTCTGCGTCCCTTTCGTTTCCAACCAATGTGGCTGACCCACCTGGACTTCCTAGGGACGTGA
- the LOC115966234 gene encoding muscle M-line assembly protein unc-89 isoform X4, with amino-acid sequence MEEPQAILMQINGDEEEECCGSGGGGGGGDEFYEMIEAPKFVDLTKPDHYRPDHDDRFWFCLRVGCDRKHEEEIDSEAIYKNFVLRVMAARSPNIRLRKALNRKAPGANVKCPHTAPPKSSKSRISRLAIMSSISQKVVETKLKARPPAKLNATPNLKAKQSSDVAKALTTPRNRKPLSNPNTFRSVRNPKATSIAVPKNRVIAKALVFNSPKKAVKAKPFSELNTSVRTMCAAMKKLEITSGKKQVLGHNKPLPRDASRKPLRGREVKSRVFNSLHSHSCKVPEAKSSRTLKRKNDEIGKQPYHDHVPREGDDSSDMDIDEKSRGGSFEGCSASGTSNSSEENGREECLKTVKSQKGENSVDVFSDSSRGDNIALSSSEERDSVEKDVPNSQSLSGAAEGTSERSDCEEKVKSSSGKREVHEVKESDDKENALLTCDDTKNDCEVIDIDDKENALASDVNRVQNQNNGHRERITLGKHETSKVSQKVNRVTGKTLKDSSISAATIAQGVKYRKPKPTNPKPFRLRTDERRILKEANLEKKLAPLKEITTAPRPLVRNSERMHQNIRIGSTCIKATKVDVKRKSSPTHRRIVSTYQKANLPTSLVEHGAAQKLKDSLKKTKSPMIQQKLAKHGGATSSRKEMVSRMTSGQLSVIKETSSTVLTPKQEAKPYESGASPGTKASTQTTSRSLSRGRRPLTIPKEPNFHSIHVPKSCTRKGDSHQI; translated from the exons aTGGAGGAACCACAGGCAATTCTAATGCAGATCAAcggtgatgaagaagaagaatgctGCGGCAGCGGCGGAGGAGGCGGAGGAGGAGACGAGTTCTACGAGATGATCGAGGCGCCGAAGTTCGTTGACCTCACCAAACCCGATCACTACCGCCCCGACCACGACGATCGCTTCTGGTTCTGCTTACGTGTCG GATGTGACCGGAAGCATGAGGAAGAAATCGATTCTGAAGCCATctacaaaaattttgttctccGG GTCATGGCAGCAAGAAGTCCCAATATACGCCTTCGAAAAGCCCTAAATAGAAAAGCCCCAGG tgcaaaTGTGAAATGCCCACATACAGCTCCCCCGAAATCATCCAAGTCTAGAATATCAAGATTAGCCATCATGTCTTCAATTTCTCAAAAAGTGGTTGAGACCAAATTGAAAGCCAGGCCACCTGCTAAGCTCAATGCAACCCCAAATTTAAAGGCAAAGCAATCTTCTGATGTGGCTAAGGCTCTTACTACTCCAAGGAATCGAAAGCCCCTCTCAAATCCTAATACATTTAGAAGTGTTCGGAACCCAAAAGCAACATCAATTGCTGTGCCAAAGAATAGAGTCATAGCAAAGGCTTTAGTCTTTAACTCACCAAAGAAAGCAGTAAAGGCAAAGCCTTTTTCAGAATTGAATACTTCTGTGAGAACAATGTGTGCAGCAATGAAGAAGCTTGAGATCACCAGTGGAAAGAAGCAAGTATTAGGCCATAACAAACCACTGCCTAGAGATGCTTCAAGAAAGCCATTAAGAGGACGAGAAGTTAAAAGTCGGGTTTTTAATTCCTTGCATTCTCACAGCTGCAAGGTCCCGGAAGCCAAATCTTCAAGAACCTTGAAGAGAAAGAACGATGAAATAGGCAAACAACCCTATCATGATCATGTGCCCCGTGAAGGGGATGATTCTAGTGACATGGATATAGACGAGAAATCAAGGGGTGGTTCTTTTGAAGGGTGCTCTGCATCAGGTACTTCTAATAGCAGTGAAGAAAATGGGCGTGAAGAGTGTTTGAAAACTGTGAAATCACAGAAAGGTGAGAATTCAGTTGATGTTTTCTCAGATTCCTCAAGAGGTGACAATATTGCCCTATCAAGTTCCGAAGAGAGGGATTCAGTAGAGAAAGATGTTCCCAACTCCCAATCTCTTAGTGGAGCAGCTGAAGGGACCAGTGAAAGAAGTGATTGTGAGGAGAAAGTAAAATCAAGTTCAGGGAAAAGGGAAGTCCATGAAGTCAAGGAAAGCGACGATAAGGAAAATGCTCTCCTGACCTGTGATGATACAAAAAATGACTGTGAAGTCATAGATATTGATGACAAGGAAAATGCTTTAGCATCAGATGTTAACAG GGTGCAGAATCAGAATAATGGCCACCGTGAAAGGATAACTCTGGGGAAGCATGAGACTTCAAAAGTTTCACAAAAG GTTAACCGAGTAACAGGTAAGACTTTAAAAGACAGTTCCATCTCTGCTGCCACCATTGCACAAGGGGTGAAGTATAGGAAACCAAAGCCCACAAATCCCAAGCCTTTTAGGCTAAGAACTGAT GAAAGAAGGATTCTTAAGGAAGCAAACTTGGAGAAAAAACTCGCACCCCTGAAAGAAATTACAACAGCTCCAAGGCCTCTTGTTAGAAACTCAGAAAGAATGCATCAGAAT ATAAGGATTGGAAGTACTTGCATCAAGGCTACAAAAGTAGATGTGAAACGAAAATCATCTCCTACACATAGACGAATTGTTTCTACATACCAGAAAGCCAACCTTCCTACTTCACTGGTGGAACATGGAGCAGCTCAAAAATTGAAGGACAGCTTAAAAAAGACTAAATCACCAATGATACAACAAAAACTTGCAAAGCATGGAGG AGCTACGTCAAGCAGGAAAGAAATGGTTTCCCGCATGACATCTGGTCAACTCAGTGTGATTAAAGAAACCTCATCAACAGTTTTAACACCCAAACAAGAGGCAAAGCCATATGAGAGTGGTGCTTCCCCAGGAACTAAAGCTTCTACTCAAACTACTTCACGGTCATTGTCACGGGGAAGAAGGCCTCTAACCATTCCAAAGGAGCCAAATTTTCATAGCATCCATGTGCCCAAGAGCTGCACAAGGAAAGGTGATTCCCATCAAATTTAA
- the LOC115966234 gene encoding uncharacterized protein LOC115966234 isoform X1: MEEPQAILMQINGDEEEECCGSGGGGGGGDEFYEMIEAPKFVDLTKPDHYRPDHDDRFWFCLRVGCDRKHEEEIDSEAIYKNFVLRVMAARSPNIRLRKALNRKAPGANVKCPHTAPPKSSKSRISRLAIMSSISQKVVETKLKARPPAKLNATPNLKAKQSSDVAKALTTPRNRKPLSNPNTFRSVRNPKATSIAVPKNRVIAKALVFNSPKKAVKAKPFSELNTSVRTMCAAMKKLEITSGKKQVLGHNKPLPRDASRKPLRGREVKSRVFNSLHSHSCKVPEAKSSRTLKRKNDEIGKQPYHDHVPREGDDSSDMDIDEKSRGGSFEGCSASGTSNSSEENGREECLKTVKSQKGENSVDVFSDSSRGDNIALSSSEERDSVEKDVPNSQSLSGAAEGTSERSDCEEKVKSSSGKREVHEVKESDDKENALLTCDDTKNDCEVIDIDDKENALASDVNRVQNQNNGHRERITLGKHETSKVSQKVNRVTGKTLKDSSISAATIAQGVKYRKPKPTNPKPFRLRTDERRILKEANLEKKLAPLKEITTAPRPLVRNSERMHQNVILKNEKSHGISERVYDMREGGEKKVKRLTKDDQSIRIGSTCIKATKVDVKRKSSPTHRRIVSTYQKANLPTSLVEHGAAQKLKDSLKKTKSPMIQQKLAKHGGATSSRKEMVSRMTSGQLSVIKETSSTVLTPKQEAKPYESGASPGTKASTQTTSRSLSRGRRPLTIPKEPNFHSIHVPKSCTRKGDSHQI; this comes from the exons aTGGAGGAACCACAGGCAATTCTAATGCAGATCAAcggtgatgaagaagaagaatgctGCGGCAGCGGCGGAGGAGGCGGAGGAGGAGACGAGTTCTACGAGATGATCGAGGCGCCGAAGTTCGTTGACCTCACCAAACCCGATCACTACCGCCCCGACCACGACGATCGCTTCTGGTTCTGCTTACGTGTCG GATGTGACCGGAAGCATGAGGAAGAAATCGATTCTGAAGCCATctacaaaaattttgttctccGG GTCATGGCAGCAAGAAGTCCCAATATACGCCTTCGAAAAGCCCTAAATAGAAAAGCCCCAGG tgcaaaTGTGAAATGCCCACATACAGCTCCCCCGAAATCATCCAAGTCTAGAATATCAAGATTAGCCATCATGTCTTCAATTTCTCAAAAAGTGGTTGAGACCAAATTGAAAGCCAGGCCACCTGCTAAGCTCAATGCAACCCCAAATTTAAAGGCAAAGCAATCTTCTGATGTGGCTAAGGCTCTTACTACTCCAAGGAATCGAAAGCCCCTCTCAAATCCTAATACATTTAGAAGTGTTCGGAACCCAAAAGCAACATCAATTGCTGTGCCAAAGAATAGAGTCATAGCAAAGGCTTTAGTCTTTAACTCACCAAAGAAAGCAGTAAAGGCAAAGCCTTTTTCAGAATTGAATACTTCTGTGAGAACAATGTGTGCAGCAATGAAGAAGCTTGAGATCACCAGTGGAAAGAAGCAAGTATTAGGCCATAACAAACCACTGCCTAGAGATGCTTCAAGAAAGCCATTAAGAGGACGAGAAGTTAAAAGTCGGGTTTTTAATTCCTTGCATTCTCACAGCTGCAAGGTCCCGGAAGCCAAATCTTCAAGAACCTTGAAGAGAAAGAACGATGAAATAGGCAAACAACCCTATCATGATCATGTGCCCCGTGAAGGGGATGATTCTAGTGACATGGATATAGACGAGAAATCAAGGGGTGGTTCTTTTGAAGGGTGCTCTGCATCAGGTACTTCTAATAGCAGTGAAGAAAATGGGCGTGAAGAGTGTTTGAAAACTGTGAAATCACAGAAAGGTGAGAATTCAGTTGATGTTTTCTCAGATTCCTCAAGAGGTGACAATATTGCCCTATCAAGTTCCGAAGAGAGGGATTCAGTAGAGAAAGATGTTCCCAACTCCCAATCTCTTAGTGGAGCAGCTGAAGGGACCAGTGAAAGAAGTGATTGTGAGGAGAAAGTAAAATCAAGTTCAGGGAAAAGGGAAGTCCATGAAGTCAAGGAAAGCGACGATAAGGAAAATGCTCTCCTGACCTGTGATGATACAAAAAATGACTGTGAAGTCATAGATATTGATGACAAGGAAAATGCTTTAGCATCAGATGTTAACAG GGTGCAGAATCAGAATAATGGCCACCGTGAAAGGATAACTCTGGGGAAGCATGAGACTTCAAAAGTTTCACAAAAG GTTAACCGAGTAACAGGTAAGACTTTAAAAGACAGTTCCATCTCTGCTGCCACCATTGCACAAGGGGTGAAGTATAGGAAACCAAAGCCCACAAATCCCAAGCCTTTTAGGCTAAGAACTGAT GAAAGAAGGATTCTTAAGGAAGCAAACTTGGAGAAAAAACTCGCACCCCTGAAAGAAATTACAACAGCTCCAAGGCCTCTTGTTAGAAACTCAGAAAGAATGCATCAGAATGTAATCCTA aaaaatgaaaaatcccATGGAATAAGTGAACGTGTGTATGATATGCGTGAAGGTGgtgaaaagaaagtaaaaagacTAACAAAAGATGATCAATCT ATAAGGATTGGAAGTACTTGCATCAAGGCTACAAAAGTAGATGTGAAACGAAAATCATCTCCTACACATAGACGAATTGTTTCTACATACCAGAAAGCCAACCTTCCTACTTCACTGGTGGAACATGGAGCAGCTCAAAAATTGAAGGACAGCTTAAAAAAGACTAAATCACCAATGATACAACAAAAACTTGCAAAGCATGGAGG AGCTACGTCAAGCAGGAAAGAAATGGTTTCCCGCATGACATCTGGTCAACTCAGTGTGATTAAAGAAACCTCATCAACAGTTTTAACACCCAAACAAGAGGCAAAGCCATATGAGAGTGGTGCTTCCCCAGGAACTAAAGCTTCTACTCAAACTACTTCACGGTCATTGTCACGGGGAAGAAGGCCTCTAACCATTCCAAAGGAGCCAAATTTTCATAGCATCCATGTGCCCAAGAGCTGCACAAGGAAAGGTGATTCCCATCAAATTTAA
- the LOC115966234 gene encoding muscle M-line assembly protein unc-89 isoform X2, whose product MEEPQAILMQINGDEEEECCGSGGGGGGGDEFYEMIEAPKFVDLTKPDHYRPDHDDRFWFCLRVGCDRKHEEEIDSEAIYKNFVLRVMAARSPNIRLRKALNRKAPGANVKCPHTAPPKSSKSRISRLAIMSSISQKVVETKLKARPPAKLNATPNLKAKQSSDVAKALTTPRNRKPLSNPNTFRSVRNPKATSIAVPKNRVIAKALVFNSPKKAVKAKPFSELNTSVRTMCAAMKKLEITSGKKQVLGHNKPLPRDASRKPLRGREVKSRVFNSLHSHSCKVPEAKSSRTLKRKNDEIGKQPYHDHVPREGDDSSDMDIDEKSRGGSFEGCSASGTSNSSEENGREECLKTVKSQKGENSVDVFSDSSRGDNIALSSSEERDSVEKDVPNSQSLSGAAEGTSERSDCEEKVKSSSGKREVHEVKESDDKENALLTCDDTKNDCEVIDIDDKENALASDVNRVQNQNNGHRERITLGKHETSKVSQKVNRVTGKTLKDSSISAATIAQGVKYRKPKPTNPKPFRLRTDERRILKEANLEKKLAPLKEITTAPRPLVRNSERMHQNKNEKSHGISERVYDMREGGEKKVKRLTKDDQSIRIGSTCIKATKVDVKRKSSPTHRRIVSTYQKANLPTSLVEHGAAQKLKDSLKKTKSPMIQQKLAKHGGATSSRKEMVSRMTSGQLSVIKETSSTVLTPKQEAKPYESGASPGTKASTQTTSRSLSRGRRPLTIPKEPNFHSIHVPKSCTRKGDSHQI is encoded by the exons aTGGAGGAACCACAGGCAATTCTAATGCAGATCAAcggtgatgaagaagaagaatgctGCGGCAGCGGCGGAGGAGGCGGAGGAGGAGACGAGTTCTACGAGATGATCGAGGCGCCGAAGTTCGTTGACCTCACCAAACCCGATCACTACCGCCCCGACCACGACGATCGCTTCTGGTTCTGCTTACGTGTCG GATGTGACCGGAAGCATGAGGAAGAAATCGATTCTGAAGCCATctacaaaaattttgttctccGG GTCATGGCAGCAAGAAGTCCCAATATACGCCTTCGAAAAGCCCTAAATAGAAAAGCCCCAGG tgcaaaTGTGAAATGCCCACATACAGCTCCCCCGAAATCATCCAAGTCTAGAATATCAAGATTAGCCATCATGTCTTCAATTTCTCAAAAAGTGGTTGAGACCAAATTGAAAGCCAGGCCACCTGCTAAGCTCAATGCAACCCCAAATTTAAAGGCAAAGCAATCTTCTGATGTGGCTAAGGCTCTTACTACTCCAAGGAATCGAAAGCCCCTCTCAAATCCTAATACATTTAGAAGTGTTCGGAACCCAAAAGCAACATCAATTGCTGTGCCAAAGAATAGAGTCATAGCAAAGGCTTTAGTCTTTAACTCACCAAAGAAAGCAGTAAAGGCAAAGCCTTTTTCAGAATTGAATACTTCTGTGAGAACAATGTGTGCAGCAATGAAGAAGCTTGAGATCACCAGTGGAAAGAAGCAAGTATTAGGCCATAACAAACCACTGCCTAGAGATGCTTCAAGAAAGCCATTAAGAGGACGAGAAGTTAAAAGTCGGGTTTTTAATTCCTTGCATTCTCACAGCTGCAAGGTCCCGGAAGCCAAATCTTCAAGAACCTTGAAGAGAAAGAACGATGAAATAGGCAAACAACCCTATCATGATCATGTGCCCCGTGAAGGGGATGATTCTAGTGACATGGATATAGACGAGAAATCAAGGGGTGGTTCTTTTGAAGGGTGCTCTGCATCAGGTACTTCTAATAGCAGTGAAGAAAATGGGCGTGAAGAGTGTTTGAAAACTGTGAAATCACAGAAAGGTGAGAATTCAGTTGATGTTTTCTCAGATTCCTCAAGAGGTGACAATATTGCCCTATCAAGTTCCGAAGAGAGGGATTCAGTAGAGAAAGATGTTCCCAACTCCCAATCTCTTAGTGGAGCAGCTGAAGGGACCAGTGAAAGAAGTGATTGTGAGGAGAAAGTAAAATCAAGTTCAGGGAAAAGGGAAGTCCATGAAGTCAAGGAAAGCGACGATAAGGAAAATGCTCTCCTGACCTGTGATGATACAAAAAATGACTGTGAAGTCATAGATATTGATGACAAGGAAAATGCTTTAGCATCAGATGTTAACAG GGTGCAGAATCAGAATAATGGCCACCGTGAAAGGATAACTCTGGGGAAGCATGAGACTTCAAAAGTTTCACAAAAG GTTAACCGAGTAACAGGTAAGACTTTAAAAGACAGTTCCATCTCTGCTGCCACCATTGCACAAGGGGTGAAGTATAGGAAACCAAAGCCCACAAATCCCAAGCCTTTTAGGCTAAGAACTGAT GAAAGAAGGATTCTTAAGGAAGCAAACTTGGAGAAAAAACTCGCACCCCTGAAAGAAATTACAACAGCTCCAAGGCCTCTTGTTAGAAACTCAGAAAGAATGCATCAGAAT aaaaatgaaaaatcccATGGAATAAGTGAACGTGTGTATGATATGCGTGAAGGTGgtgaaaagaaagtaaaaagacTAACAAAAGATGATCAATCT ATAAGGATTGGAAGTACTTGCATCAAGGCTACAAAAGTAGATGTGAAACGAAAATCATCTCCTACACATAGACGAATTGTTTCTACATACCAGAAAGCCAACCTTCCTACTTCACTGGTGGAACATGGAGCAGCTCAAAAATTGAAGGACAGCTTAAAAAAGACTAAATCACCAATGATACAACAAAAACTTGCAAAGCATGGAGG AGCTACGTCAAGCAGGAAAGAAATGGTTTCCCGCATGACATCTGGTCAACTCAGTGTGATTAAAGAAACCTCATCAACAGTTTTAACACCCAAACAAGAGGCAAAGCCATATGAGAGTGGTGCTTCCCCAGGAACTAAAGCTTCTACTCAAACTACTTCACGGTCATTGTCACGGGGAAGAAGGCCTCTAACCATTCCAAAGGAGCCAAATTTTCATAGCATCCATGTGCCCAAGAGCTGCACAAGGAAAGGTGATTCCCATCAAATTTAA